The Lentimicrobium sp. L6 genome has a segment encoding these proteins:
- a CDS encoding helix-turn-helix transcriptional regulator: MNKIDFDLEHLEKAAARLKAMAHPVRIAIIEMLDENGPLCVSEVFCKLDIEQASASHHLNILKNRNILKSERTGKHIIYSLNNEIIGEMVQCLNRCH, from the coding sequence ATGAATAAAATTGATTTTGATTTAGAACATCTTGAGAAAGCAGCCGCTAGGTTAAAAGCGATGGCTCACCCTGTTCGTATTGCTATTATTGAAATGTTAGATGAAAATGGTCCTTTGTGCGTAAGCGAAGTTTTTTGTAAATTAGATATCGAACAAGCCAGCGCATCTCATCACCTAAATATTTTAAAGAATAGAAATATCTTAAAATCAGAAAGAACCGGTAAACACATTATTTATAGTTTAAATAATGAAATTATTGGAGAGATGGTTCAATGTTTGAATCGTTGTCATTAA